In the genome of Desulfovibrio legallii, the window GGCGGCCCGTTCGCAGCCGGACACCGCCGGGGCCGGGTGCAACACGGCGCATAAAGCTATTGATAATAATTTTTTCTAAATGTATAGCGCCGCTGGCCGCGTTACGCGGCCACGGAGAGTTTCCGCGCCTTGCGCGCTCACCTTCAGCCCCCTACAGCCATGCTCCAACTCAGTGATCTGCGCGCCGCTTGTCAGCCCCTCAACCAACGTTTCCAGGCCCTTTGGGGGCGTCTTTGACCTGGCCGGCAGCGAACGTCGCCTGCAGGAAATTGAGCAGGCCATTTCCCAACCCGGCGCGTGGGACAAGCCCGAAGCCCTCACCCCCCTGCTGCAGGAAAAACGCCGCCTCGAAGACGAGGTGGAGCGCCTCGGCAAGCTCAAAACCTGCTGCGACGACATGAACGAATGGCTGGCCCTGGCCGCCGAAAGCGAAGACCCCGAAGCCCTGGAATCCCTGGACCAGCAGCGCGCCGATCTGGCCCGCCTGCTGGACGAGACAGAGCTGGTCATGCTGCTTTCCGGCGAGGAAGACGGCCAGGACGCCATCCTGGAAATCCACCCCGGCGCGGGCGGCACAGAATCGCAGGACTGGGCCGAAATGCTCCTGCGCATGTATACCCGCTGGGCCGCACGCCGCCACTATACGGTGGAAGAGCTGGACTTTCTGCCCGGTGACGAAGCGGGCATCAAAAGCGTTACCCTGCGCATTGCCGGACCGCACGCCTACGGCTTTCTCAAAAGCGAACGGGGCATCCACCGTCTGATCCGTATCTCGCCTTTTGATTCCTCCGGCCGGCGGCACACCTCCTTTGCCTCCGTGGAC includes:
- the prfB gene encoding peptide chain release factor 2 (programmed frameshift), which codes for MLQLSDLRAACQPLNQRFQALWGRLDLAGSERRLQEIEQAISQPGAWDKPEALTPLLQEKRRLEDEVERLGKLKTCCDDMNEWLALAAESEDPEALESLDQQRADLARLLDETELVMLLSGEEDGQDAILEIHPGAGGTESQDWAEMLLRMYTRWAARRHYTVEELDFLPGDEAGIKSVTLRIAGPHAYGFLKSERGIHRLIRISPFDSSGRRHTSFASVDVIPDAGDDIQLDIKESDIRVDIFRSSGPGGQSVNTTSSAVRVTHLPTGISAQCQNEKSQHHNRETAMRVLRARLYNLELQKREAQRQAQYAGKDAIAFGSQIRTYTLQPYRLVKDHRTGTEMGDVEAVLDGQIDRFQHDYLLYRHEQER